One segment of Agromyces albus DNA contains the following:
- the gatB gene encoding Asp-tRNA(Asn)/Glu-tRNA(Gln) amidotransferase subunit GatB: MARAELMDFDAALERFEPVIGLEVHVELNTKTKMFSAAPNPANAEFHVADPNTLITPVCLGLPGSLPVVNGQAVRYSISLGLALGCEIAPSSRFARKNYFYPDLAKNYQISQYDEPIAFDGSVEVELENGRSFTVPIERAHMEEDAGKLTHVGGSTGRIQGAEYSLVDYNRAGVPLVEIVTRPIIGAEADAPALARAYVATIRDIVRSLGISEARMERGNLRCDANVSLRPRGQEKLGTRTETKNVNSMRSVERAVRYEIQRQAAILAKGGSIIQETRHWHEDTGTTSAGRPKSDADDYRYFPEPDLLPVVPTRELVDELRASLPEPPAARRRRLKDEWGFTDLEFKDVVNGGLLAEVTETIAAGASPAAARKWWTGELTRVANAEGRDAAELATPAQVAELAALIETGVLTDRLARQVLEGVAAGEGSPQQIVEARGLAVVSDDGALISAIDDALASQPDVLAKIRDGKVQAAGAVIGAVMKAMHGKADAARVRELVLERAQS, from the coding sequence ATGGCGCGTGCAGAACTGATGGACTTCGACGCCGCGCTCGAACGATTCGAGCCGGTCATCGGCCTCGAGGTCCACGTCGAGCTGAACACCAAGACGAAGATGTTCTCGGCCGCGCCGAACCCCGCCAACGCGGAGTTCCACGTCGCCGACCCGAACACGCTCATCACGCCGGTGTGCCTCGGGCTCCCGGGCTCGCTCCCGGTCGTCAACGGCCAAGCGGTGCGGTACTCGATCAGCCTCGGGCTCGCGCTCGGGTGCGAGATCGCCCCGTCGAGCCGATTCGCACGCAAGAACTACTTCTACCCCGACCTCGCGAAGAACTACCAGATCTCGCAATACGACGAGCCGATCGCGTTCGACGGCTCGGTCGAGGTGGAGCTCGAGAACGGCCGCAGCTTCACGGTGCCGATCGAGCGCGCGCATATGGAGGAGGACGCGGGTAAGCTCACGCACGTGGGCGGGTCGACCGGCCGCATCCAGGGTGCCGAGTACTCGCTCGTCGACTACAACCGCGCCGGCGTTCCTCTCGTCGAGATCGTCACGCGGCCGATCATCGGGGCCGAGGCGGATGCCCCCGCGCTCGCGCGTGCCTATGTTGCGACGATCCGCGACATCGTGCGCTCGCTCGGCATCTCCGAGGCCCGCATGGAACGCGGCAACCTGCGCTGCGATGCCAACGTCTCGCTGCGTCCTCGCGGCCAGGAGAAGCTCGGCACGCGCACCGAGACGAAGAACGTCAACTCGATGCGGTCGGTCGAGCGTGCGGTGCGGTACGAGATCCAGCGCCAGGCGGCGATCCTCGCCAAGGGCGGCTCGATCATCCAGGAGACGCGCCACTGGCATGAGGACACCGGCACGACGAGCGCGGGGCGGCCCAAGTCCGACGCCGACGACTATCGCTACTTCCCCGAGCCCGACCTGCTGCCCGTGGTGCCGACGCGCGAGCTCGTCGATGAGCTGCGGGCATCGCTCCCCGAGCCGCCCGCTGCGCGACGCCGTCGCCTGAAAGACGAGTGGGGCTTCACCGACCTCGAGTTCAAGGACGTCGTGAACGGCGGACTCCTCGCCGAGGTGACCGAGACGATCGCGGCCGGAGCATCGCCTGCTGCCGCTCGAAAGTGGTGGACCGGCGAGCTCACGCGCGTCGCGAACGCCGAGGGTCGAGACGCAGCCGAACTCGCGACGCCTGCACAGGTCGCCGAGCTCGCGGCGCTCATCGAGACCGGCGTGCTCACCGACCGGCTCGCCCGCCAGGTGCTCGAGGGCGTCGCTGCCGGTGAGGGCTCTCCGCAACAGATCGTGGAGGCTCGCGGTCTCGCCGTCGTGTCCGACGACGGCGCGCTCATCTCCGCGATCGACGACGCGCTCGCCTCCCAGCCCGACGTGCTCGCGAAGATCCGCGACGGCAAGGTGCAGGCCGCGGGTGCCGTGATCGGCGCGGTCATGAAGGCGATGCATGGCAAGGCGGATGCCGCGCGCGTGCGTGAACTCGTGCTGGAGCGCGCTCAGAGCTGA
- the gatA gene encoding Asp-tRNA(Asn)/Glu-tRNA(Gln) amidotransferase subunit GatA, whose amino-acid sequence MSEHLIRLTAAELGARIAAGDVSSVEATRAHLDRIAAVDGAVHAFLHVEGERAIETAADLDRRRAAGEALGPLAGVPIAIKDVLVTKGMPSTSGSRILEGWIPPYDATPVQRVRDAGLVPLGKTNMDEFAMGSSTEHSAYGPTHNPWDLERIPGGSGGGSAAAVAAFEAPIALGSDTGGSIRQPAHVTGTVGVKPTYGGVSRYGSIALASSLDQVGPVSRTVLDSALLHDIIGGYDPLDSTSIPEPWPSMAEAVRRADVSGLRIGVVKQLDSEGFQAGVRSRFHEALELLERNGAEIVEVSAPHFEYAVAAYYLIMPAEASSNLAKFDSVRFGLRVTPDGGGTVEQVMAATREAGFGPEVKRRIILGTYALSAGYYDAYYGSAQKVRTLVQRDFDAAFTTVDVLATPTAPTTAFKLGEKLDDPLAMYLNDVATIPANLAGVPGISLPVGLAPEDGLPVGIQFLAPAREDARLYNVGGALEQLLLAEWGGPLLDRAPDLSRHELFATEEGAL is encoded by the coding sequence GTGAGCGAGCACCTCATCCGGCTCACGGCCGCAGAGCTCGGCGCGCGCATCGCCGCGGGCGACGTGTCGTCCGTCGAGGCGACGCGAGCCCACCTCGACCGCATCGCCGCCGTCGACGGCGCCGTGCACGCCTTCCTCCACGTCGAGGGGGAGCGGGCCATCGAGACCGCCGCCGACCTCGACCGCCGCCGTGCCGCCGGCGAGGCCCTGGGCCCGCTCGCGGGCGTGCCGATCGCGATCAAAGACGTGCTCGTCACGAAGGGCATGCCGTCGACGAGCGGCTCCCGCATCCTCGAGGGCTGGATCCCTCCCTACGACGCGACGCCCGTGCAGCGCGTGCGCGACGCGGGCCTCGTGCCCCTCGGCAAGACCAACATGGACGAGTTCGCGATGGGCTCGTCGACTGAGCACTCCGCCTACGGACCCACCCACAACCCCTGGGACCTCGAGCGCATCCCCGGCGGCTCGGGCGGCGGCTCCGCGGCAGCCGTCGCAGCCTTCGAAGCGCCCATCGCGCTCGGCAGCGACACCGGCGGCTCCATCCGCCAGCCCGCCCACGTCACGGGCACCGTCGGCGTGAAGCCCACGTACGGCGGGGTCAGCCGCTACGGCTCGATCGCCCTCGCCTCGTCGCTCGACCAGGTGGGCCCCGTCTCACGCACGGTGCTCGACTCGGCACTCCTGCACGACATCATCGGCGGATACGACCCGCTCGACTCCACGTCGATTCCCGAGCCCTGGCCGTCGATGGCCGAGGCCGTCAGGCGAGCGGATGTCTCGGGCCTGCGCATCGGCGTCGTGAAGCAGCTCGACTCCGAAGGCTTCCAGGCCGGGGTGCGCTCGCGCTTCCACGAGGCGCTCGAGTTGCTCGAGCGCAATGGAGCCGAGATCGTCGAGGTGAGCGCGCCGCACTTCGAGTACGCGGTCGCCGCCTACTACCTGATCATGCCCGCCGAGGCCTCGTCGAACCTCGCGAAGTTCGACTCCGTGCGATTCGGCCTGCGGGTCACGCCCGACGGCGGCGGCACGGTCGAGCAGGTCATGGCCGCCACGCGTGAGGCCGGCTTCGGCCCCGAGGTCAAGCGACGCATCATCCTCGGCACCTACGCGCTCTCGGCCGGGTACTACGACGCGTACTACGGCAGCGCCCAGAAGGTGCGCACGCTCGTGCAGCGCGACTTCGACGCCGCGTTCACGACCGTCGACGTGCTCGCCACGCCGACTGCGCCGACCACGGCGTTCAAGCTCGGCGAGAAGCTCGACGATCCCCTCGCGATGTACCTCAACGACGTCGCCACGATCCCCGCGAACCTCGCCGGCGTGCCCGGCATCTCCCTGCCCGTCGGCCTCGCCCCCGAAGACGGACTGCCCGTCGGCATCCAGTTCCTCGCTCCTGCGCGGGAGGATGCGCGACTCTACAACGTGGGCGGAGCGCTCGAGCAGCTGCTGCTCGCCGAATGGGGCGGGCCGCTGCTCGACCGGGCGCCCGACCTCTCCCGACATGAGCTCTTTGCGACCGAGGAGGGCGCACTCTGA
- the gatC gene encoding Asp-tRNA(Asn)/Glu-tRNA(Gln) amidotransferase subunit GatC, producing MSEINAEQVAHLANLARIALTDEEIEHLTKELVQIMHAVEQVSEVATPDVLPTNHPIPLQNVFRDDVVGHTLTVDEALSGAPESDGSRFVVSAILGEEQ from the coding sequence ATGTCCGAAATCAATGCGGAGCAGGTCGCGCATCTCGCGAACCTCGCGCGCATCGCGCTCACCGACGAAGAGATCGAGCACCTCACGAAGGAGCTCGTGCAGATCATGCACGCCGTCGAACAGGTGAGCGAAGTCGCCACCCCCGACGTGCTGCCGACGAATCACCCGATTCCGTTGCAGAACGTGTTCCGCGACGATGTCGTGGGGCACACCCTCACGGTCGACGAGGCACTCTCGGGTGCGCCCGAGTCCGATGGAAGCCGCTTCGTGGTCTCGGCGATCCTGGGGGAGGAGCAGTGA
- a CDS encoding alkaline phosphatase family protein has product MATNDEHDPDQGSEHEPGGSTRRDFLKFGGVAAAGAVVGGGAGAAIGGAIGHSLGFADGVADFTPLSPRVEAGFDHLIVVMGENRSFDNLLGWLYSSDDLTDGRRFDGLAFGDYGNTAPDGTHVAAHVYEGATDEIMGRPDPDPGEEFPHVNTQLFGTIDPVTNAELFVEHMAAPYNAPKSGSSPTMDGFLTDYHVNYARLKKGVQPDPAEARQIMGSFSPEMLPVLSTLAREFAVFDSWFCAVPSQTFCNRSFFHASTSHGFVTNKHGGGYEKWLDAPEAPTIFNRLEEAGISWRIYFDEIQLVSFTGVLHAPVLEQYWRTERFATMQQFYADVENGTLPAYAFIEPRMIYNHNDFHPPVGKLKESDVDGQEVIDSAISDVRAGEALIHEIYSSVRASASSSGSNALNTLLLITFDEHGGCYDHVAPPAATPPDDGAAAGEMGFTFDRLGCRVPAIAVSAYTQAGTIVHDELHHAAVISTLSRLHGLKPLTRRDEGANDLFAAINLDAPRHPVTWPTTTPQYLPPNPQAAAPHPGHAHKDKPLSPPARGLVGLLLARYAPGTPEPETYGEAYELLHRHGEGLFGAPR; this is encoded by the coding sequence ATGGCAACGAACGACGAGCACGACCCTGATCAGGGAAGCGAGCACGAGCCGGGCGGCTCCACGAGGCGCGACTTCCTCAAGTTCGGCGGGGTCGCCGCGGCCGGGGCCGTCGTCGGAGGCGGCGCAGGAGCCGCGATCGGCGGTGCGATCGGGCACTCGCTGGGGTTCGCCGACGGCGTCGCCGACTTCACGCCGCTCAGCCCGCGGGTCGAGGCGGGGTTCGACCATCTCATCGTCGTGATGGGCGAGAACCGCTCGTTCGACAACCTCCTCGGTTGGCTCTACTCGAGCGACGACCTCACCGACGGGCGCCGCTTCGACGGGCTCGCGTTCGGTGACTACGGCAACACCGCCCCCGACGGCACGCACGTGGCGGCTCACGTCTACGAAGGCGCGACCGACGAGATCATGGGGCGACCCGATCCCGATCCTGGTGAGGAGTTCCCTCACGTCAACACCCAGCTCTTCGGCACGATCGACCCCGTCACGAACGCCGAACTCTTCGTCGAGCACATGGCGGCGCCGTACAACGCGCCGAAGTCCGGGAGCTCGCCCACCATGGACGGATTCCTCACCGACTACCACGTGAACTACGCCCGGCTGAAGAAGGGCGTCCAGCCCGACCCGGCCGAAGCACGGCAGATCATGGGATCGTTCTCACCCGAGATGCTCCCCGTGCTCTCCACGCTCGCGCGCGAGTTCGCCGTCTTCGACAGCTGGTTCTGCGCAGTGCCCTCGCAGACCTTCTGCAACCGCTCGTTCTTCCACGCATCGACCTCGCACGGGTTCGTCACGAACAAGCACGGCGGCGGCTACGAGAAGTGGCTCGACGCCCCCGAGGCGCCGACGATCTTCAACCGGCTCGAAGAGGCCGGCATCAGCTGGCGCATCTACTTCGATGAGATCCAGCTCGTCTCGTTCACCGGGGTGCTGCACGCGCCCGTGCTCGAGCAGTACTGGCGCACCGAGCGCTTCGCGACGATGCAGCAGTTCTACGCCGACGTGGAGAACGGAACGCTGCCGGCCTACGCATTCATCGAGCCGCGCATGATCTACAACCACAACGACTTCCACCCGCCGGTCGGCAAGCTGAAGGAGAGCGACGTCGACGGGCAGGAGGTCATCGACAGCGCGATCTCCGACGTTCGCGCGGGCGAGGCCCTCATCCACGAGATCTACTCGTCGGTCCGGGCCAGTGCCTCGTCGAGCGGCTCCAACGCCCTGAACACCCTGCTCCTCATCACGTTCGACGAGCACGGCGGATGCTACGACCACGTCGCACCGCCGGCCGCGACGCCGCCCGACGACGGCGCCGCCGCTGGTGAGATGGGCTTCACCTTCGACCGGCTCGGATGCCGCGTGCCGGCCATCGCCGTCTCCGCCTACACGCAGGCGGGCACGATCGTGCACGACGAACTCCACCATGCCGCGGTCATCTCGACCCTCAGCAGGCTGCACGGACTGAAGCCGCTCACGCGGCGCGACGAGGGGGCGAACGACCTGTTCGCTGCGATCAACCTCGACGCCCCGAGGCATCCGGTCACCTGGCCCACCACCACCCCGCAGTACCTGCCGCCGAACCCGCAGGCCGCAGCGCCCCACCCCGGCCACGCCCACAAAGACAAGCCGCTGAGCCCGCCCGCCCGGGGGCTCGTCGGCCTGCTCCTCGCCCGGTATGCGCCGGGCACCCCCGAGCCCGAGACGTACGGCGAGGCCTACGAACTGCTCCATCGGCACGGGGAAGGCCTCTTCGGCGCGCCCCGATAG
- the ligA gene encoding NAD-dependent DNA ligase LigA, protein MVDDDIDQGISLADAADEVERLTIRINEARDAYYERDTVIISDAEYDELMHRLEALERSYPQLQSQDSPTLTVGGRGETTLFAPVEHAERMLSLDNVFSPGELAEWAVRAEAAAARPVHWLCELKIDGLAINLRYRNGRLVTAATRGDGRVGEDVTENIRWIKSIPTRLAGTGHPPLVEVRGEVFFPVAAFGELNAKQAAAGEREFANPRNAASGSLRQKAEGKNAAQLELMRDRLGRLRMLVHGVGAWPNPPVASQSEIYALLADWGLPTSSHVRVLDSVGAVQEFIAYNGEHRHAVEHEIDGIVVKIDELALHDELGATSRAPRWAIAYKYPPEQVNTKLLDIVVSVGRTGRATPFAVMEPVRVAGSVVRQATLHNQEVVKTKGVLIGDTIVLRKAGDVIPEVLGPVVELRDGDERAFVMPTGCPECGTTLRPMKEGDIDLRCPNAKSCPAQVRGRVEHIGSRGALDIEALGEVSAAALTHPAVPSEPPLPTEAGLFDLTVADLFPIEVVVRDVETGLPRLDDDGTPVSRAPFRRQRKRTDPAYDPDSGDVAGDAANVPSKAAYELVANLELAKTKPLWRILVALNIRHVGPVAARALADHFGSLDAIRSAGRAELAEVDGVGPTIADSVLEWFGVDWHVEIVERWAAAGVQFSTPGHPGPGAAAAAGGVLAGITVVATGSLDGYSREGAQEAIIAAGGKAASGVSKNTDFVAAGPGAGSKLGKAEALGIRVIDAAQFAVLVTRGPAALDE, encoded by the coding sequence GTGGTGGACGACGACATCGACCAGGGCATCAGTCTCGCCGACGCGGCCGACGAGGTGGAGCGCCTCACGATCCGCATCAACGAGGCGCGCGACGCGTACTACGAGCGCGACACCGTCATCATCTCCGATGCCGAGTACGACGAGCTCATGCATCGACTCGAGGCGCTCGAACGCAGCTACCCCCAACTGCAGAGCCAGGACAGCCCGACGCTGACCGTCGGCGGCCGCGGCGAGACCACCCTCTTCGCGCCCGTCGAGCACGCCGAGCGCATGCTGAGCCTCGACAACGTGTTCTCGCCGGGCGAGCTCGCCGAGTGGGCCGTCCGCGCCGAGGCGGCGGCGGCCAGGCCCGTGCACTGGCTCTGCGAGCTCAAGATCGACGGCCTCGCGATCAACCTGCGGTACCGCAATGGCCGGCTCGTCACGGCGGCCACCCGCGGCGACGGGCGCGTCGGCGAAGACGTCACCGAGAACATCAGGTGGATCAAGTCGATCCCCACGAGGTTGGCCGGCACGGGGCATCCGCCACTTGTCGAGGTACGCGGCGAGGTCTTCTTCCCCGTCGCCGCATTCGGCGAACTGAACGCCAAGCAGGCGGCGGCCGGTGAGCGGGAGTTCGCGAACCCGCGCAACGCCGCCAGCGGGTCGCTGCGTCAGAAGGCCGAGGGCAAGAACGCGGCCCAGCTCGAGCTCATGCGCGATCGCCTCGGGCGACTCCGCATGCTCGTGCACGGCGTCGGCGCCTGGCCGAATCCGCCGGTCGCGTCGCAATCCGAGATCTATGCGCTGCTGGCAGATTGGGGCCTGCCAACGAGCTCCCACGTACGCGTGCTCGATTCGGTCGGGGCCGTGCAGGAGTTCATCGCCTACAACGGCGAGCACCGGCACGCCGTCGAACACGAGATCGACGGCATCGTCGTGAAGATCGACGAACTCGCGTTGCACGACGAGCTCGGCGCCACGAGCCGCGCGCCGCGCTGGGCGATCGCCTACAAGTACCCGCCAGAGCAGGTGAACACGAAGCTCCTCGACATCGTCGTGAGCGTGGGTCGCACCGGCCGCGCCACGCCGTTCGCCGTGATGGAGCCCGTGCGCGTCGCCGGGTCCGTCGTGCGCCAGGCGACCCTGCACAACCAAGAGGTCGTGAAGACCAAGGGCGTGCTCATCGGCGACACGATCGTGTTGCGCAAGGCGGGCGACGTCATCCCCGAAGTGCTCGGCCCCGTCGTCGAGCTTCGTGACGGCGACGAGCGGGCGTTCGTCATGCCGACGGGGTGTCCCGAGTGCGGCACGACCCTCCGCCCCATGAAAGAGGGCGACATCGACCTTCGGTGTCCCAACGCGAAGAGCTGCCCCGCTCAAGTGCGCGGTCGCGTCGAGCACATCGGCTCTCGCGGCGCGCTCGACATCGAGGCGCTCGGTGAGGTGTCCGCGGCGGCGCTCACCCACCCGGCCGTCCCGAGCGAGCCGCCCCTTCCGACCGAGGCCGGCCTCTTCGACCTCACCGTCGCCGACCTGTTCCCGATCGAGGTCGTCGTTCGCGACGTCGAGACAGGGCTGCCGCGGCTCGACGACGACGGAACCCCCGTCTCTCGCGCGCCATTCCGTCGCCAGCGCAAGCGCACCGATCCGGCCTACGACCCTGATTCCGGCGACGTCGCGGGCGACGCGGCGAACGTGCCGTCGAAGGCGGCGTACGAGCTCGTGGCCAACCTCGAGCTCGCGAAGACGAAGCCGCTCTGGCGCATCCTCGTCGCGCTCAACATCCGGCATGTCGGCCCGGTCGCGGCTCGCGCACTCGCCGACCACTTCGGCTCCCTCGACGCGATCCGATCGGCCGGTAGGGCCGAGCTCGCCGAGGTCGACGGCGTCGGGCCGACCATCGCCGATTCGGTGCTCGAGTGGTTCGGGGTCGACTGGCACGTCGAGATCGTCGAGCGGTGGGCGGCCGCCGGCGTGCAGTTCTCGACGCCGGGCCATCCGGGCCCGGGTGCCGCGGCGGCCGCCGGCGGCGTGCTCGCCGGGATCACCGTCGTCGCCACCGGCTCGCTCGACGGCTACTCCCGCGAAGGCGCGCAAGAGGCGATCATCGCCGCGGGCGGCAAGGCAGCGTCGGGCGTGTCGAAGAACACCGACTTCGTCGCAGCCGGCCCCGGCGCCGGCTCGAAGCTCGGCAAGGCCGAGGCGCTCGGCATCCGGGTGATCGACGCTGCGCAATTCGCGGTGCTCGTCACCCGGGGGCCCGCTGCGCTCGACGAGTGA
- the mnmA gene encoding tRNA 2-thiouridine(34) synthase MnmA has protein sequence MKVLAAMSGGVDSAVAAARAVDAGHEVVGVHLALSRMPGTLRTGSRGCCTIEDSMDAQRAANVLGIPYYVWDFSERFKADVVDDFIAEYSAGRTPNPCMRCNERIKFAALLEKALALGFDAVATGHYASIVTDAAGNKELHRASAWAKDQSYVLGVLTAEQLEHAYFPLGDTPSKDLVRAEAARRGLSVAQKPDSHDICFISDGDTKGWLAEHVGTATGEIVDRAGAVVGAHEGAHAYTVGQRRGLHLGTPAPDGRPRFVLEVRPKDNTVVVGPKEALAIGEIAGSRFTWAGEPPTDASTPFECEVQIRAHADPVPAVAVVTGGELVVTPQHPLDGVAPGQTAVVYVGTRVLGQCTIDRTVSAVPVDA, from the coding sequence GTGAAGGTTCTGGCTGCGATGAGCGGCGGCGTCGACAGCGCCGTCGCTGCTGCGCGCGCCGTCGACGCCGGCCACGAGGTCGTCGGCGTGCACCTCGCGCTCAGCCGCATGCCCGGCACGTTGCGCACCGGCAGCCGCGGCTGCTGCACGATCGAGGACTCGATGGACGCCCAGCGGGCCGCGAACGTCCTCGGCATCCCCTACTACGTGTGGGACTTCTCCGAGCGGTTCAAGGCCGACGTCGTCGACGACTTCATCGCCGAGTACTCGGCCGGCCGCACCCCGAACCCGTGCATGCGCTGCAATGAGCGCATCAAGTTCGCCGCCCTGCTCGAGAAGGCCCTCGCGCTCGGCTTCGACGCCGTCGCGACCGGCCACTACGCCTCGATCGTGACGGATGCCGCGGGCAACAAGGAGCTGCACCGGGCGAGCGCCTGGGCGAAAGACCAGAGCTACGTGCTCGGCGTCCTCACCGCCGAGCAGCTCGAGCACGCGTACTTCCCGCTCGGCGACACCCCGTCGAAAGACCTCGTGCGTGCCGAGGCGGCACGGCGGGGCCTCTCAGTCGCGCAGAAGCCCGATTCGCACGACATCTGCTTCATCTCCGATGGCGACACGAAGGGCTGGCTCGCTGAGCACGTCGGTACTGCCACAGGCGAGATCGTCGACCGCGCAGGCGCCGTCGTCGGGGCGCACGAGGGCGCGCACGCCTACACCGTCGGCCAGCGCCGCGGACTCCACCTGGGCACCCCTGCGCCCGATGGCCGGCCGCGCTTCGTACTCGAGGTGCGCCCGAAGGACAACACCGTCGTCGTCGGCCCGAAGGAGGCGCTCGCCATCGGCGAGATCGCCGGTTCGCGCTTCACCTGGGCCGGCGAGCCGCCGACGGATGCCTCGACGCCGTTCGAGTGCGAGGTGCAGATCCGTGCACACGCCGACCCGGTGCCGGCCGTGGCGGTCGTCACGGGCGGCGAGCTCGTCGTGACGCCGCAGCATCCGCTCGACGGCGTCGCCCCCGGCCAGACGGCCGTCGTCTACGTCGGCACTCGAGTGCTCGGCCAGTGCACGATCGATCGCACGGTGAGTGCCGTGCCGGTCGACGCCTGA
- a CDS encoding cysteine desulfurase family protein, producing the protein MVYLDHAATTPMLPEAIEALTAALAVVGNPASIHSAGQQAKRLLEESREQVAATLGADGIEVVFTGSGTEAVNLAIKGLWWHRQADASRPRLLVPAGEHHATVDTVEWLAEHDGALVEEIPLDELGRVRLDALEAALARDGASVALVTMLWANNEVGTIQPVEEVARLTARAGVPLHVDAIAAYGQLPIDVHGLRRSTGAAPGTGLVALSVSAHKIGGPAGIGALVLDRSAAVEPLIHGGGQQRKVRSGTQDVAAAASFAAAASVVAARLEADARRMSALRDRVISGALAEVPETRLSGDPDPQGRLPGNVHLSFAGCEGDSLLFLLDAAGVAVSTGSACQAGVPEPSHVLMAMGRSEADARGALRITIGHGSTEADVDAFLAALPGAYAQASRAGLAARATSFDR; encoded by the coding sequence ATGGTCTATCTCGACCACGCCGCCACCACCCCGATGCTGCCCGAGGCCATCGAGGCGCTCACCGCAGCGCTCGCCGTCGTCGGCAATCCCGCCTCCATCCACAGCGCCGGCCAGCAGGCGAAGCGGCTGCTCGAGGAGTCGCGCGAGCAGGTCGCCGCCACGCTCGGCGCCGACGGCATCGAGGTCGTCTTCACAGGCAGCGGCACCGAAGCCGTGAACCTCGCGATCAAGGGCCTCTGGTGGCACCGGCAGGCGGATGCCTCGCGCCCGCGCCTCCTCGTGCCGGCCGGCGAGCACCACGCCACCGTCGACACCGTGGAGTGGCTCGCCGAGCACGACGGCGCGCTCGTCGAGGAGATCCCGCTCGACGAACTCGGACGGGTCCGCCTCGACGCGCTCGAAGCCGCGCTCGCCCGCGACGGGGCATCCGTCGCACTCGTCACGATGCTCTGGGCCAACAACGAGGTCGGCACGATCCAGCCGGTCGAGGAGGTCGCCCGACTCACGGCGCGCGCCGGGGTGCCGCTGCACGTCGACGCGATCGCCGCATACGGCCAGCTGCCGATCGACGTGCACGGTCTTCGACGGTCGACGGGCGCTGCACCCGGCACGGGGCTCGTCGCGCTGAGCGTCTCGGCGCACAAGATCGGCGGGCCGGCGGGCATCGGCGCGCTCGTGCTCGACCGGTCGGCGGCCGTCGAACCGCTCATCCACGGTGGCGGGCAGCAGCGCAAGGTCCGTTCGGGCACGCAAGACGTGGCGGCCGCGGCGTCGTTCGCGGCCGCGGCATCCGTCGTCGCAGCCCGGCTCGAGGCCGACGCCCGTCGCATGTCGGCGTTGCGCGACCGCGTTATCTCTGGCGCGCTCGCCGAAGTGCCCGAGACGCGGCTGAGCGGCGACCCCGACCCCCAGGGCCGGCTGCCCGGCAACGTGCATCTCTCCTTCGCGGGATGCGAGGGCGACTCGCTCCTCTTCCTGCTCGACGCCGCCGGTGTCGCCGTATCGACGGGCTCCGCATGCCAGGCCGGTGTGCCCGAGCCGTCGCACGTGCTCATGGCGATGGGGCGCTCGGAGGCGGACGCCCGCGGCGCGCTTCGCATCACAATCGGCCACGGATCGACCGAAGCCGACGTCGACGCGTTCCTCGCGGCGCTGCCTGGCGCGTATGCGCAGGCCTCGCGAGCCGGGCTCGCCGCACGCGCCACGTCGTTCGACCGTTAG